Proteins co-encoded in one Dyella japonica A8 genomic window:
- a CDS encoding glycine zipper domain-containing protein produces the protein MKAYRLRNIGFSLLCVAGVASAQQLPVAYPANGQDANQQQTDKSACMSWAQTNAPAQATPPPQTGPAVGGGQRVGGAMRGAAAGAVIGGVANDNAGHGAAVGAAAGVVAGGVRAREQRREQNAASAAAQNQNTANLAQAYGACMKGKGYTVN, from the coding sequence ATGAAAGCCTATCGTTTGAGGAACATCGGTTTCTCGCTCCTGTGCGTGGCCGGCGTCGCGTCAGCACAGCAGTTGCCCGTTGCCTATCCCGCCAACGGACAAGACGCCAATCAGCAGCAAACCGACAAGAGCGCCTGCATGTCATGGGCGCAAACCAACGCGCCCGCACAGGCAACTCCGCCACCCCAGACCGGGCCTGCCGTTGGCGGTGGCCAGCGCGTAGGTGGCGCGATGCGTGGCGCGGCGGCGGGCGCCGTGATCGGCGGCGTTGCCAACGACAATGCCGGACATGGCGCGGCAGTCGGCGCCGCAGCGGGGGTCGTGGCTGGTGGCGTTCGTGCGCGCGAACAGCGCCGGGAACAGAACGCCGCCTCGGCGGCCGCGCAGAACCAGAACACGGCTAACCTCGCCCAGGCCTATGGCGCCTGCATGAAGGGCAAGGGATACACCGTCAACTGA
- a CDS encoding DUF2950 domain-containing protein, with protein sequence MTRFPKIRGLAMGVVFWAGCAVCGVALAQQAMYPTADDAANAFVQAVRNHDQAALAKVLGSNWKDYIPVEGIHQEDVDLFLKRYDESHRIDTADGKAHLDVGSENWVLPLPLVQGSGGWHFDMAAAQQEIRTRDIGQNELAVQQALLAYYDAQRDYASEDRDGDKVLQYAQRLVSSPGKHDGLYWPASGDQQQSPLGPAFASVVPGQGYYGYHYKILTTQGASAPGGAYNYVQGGRMTNGFALVAWPVQYGETGVMSFMVSHDGQVFEKDLGKNGSNTAQAMKAFDPDSSWKQVDVLPAN encoded by the coding sequence ATGACTCGTTTTCCCAAGATCCGTGGACTTGCGATGGGCGTGGTGTTCTGGGCCGGCTGCGCCGTGTGCGGTGTCGCCCTTGCGCAGCAGGCGATGTATCCCACGGCTGACGATGCCGCCAATGCGTTCGTGCAGGCGGTGCGCAACCATGACCAGGCCGCGTTGGCCAAAGTGCTGGGCAGCAACTGGAAGGACTACATTCCCGTCGAGGGTATTCATCAGGAGGACGTGGATCTTTTCCTGAAGCGCTACGACGAAAGCCACCGTATCGATACGGCGGATGGCAAGGCCCATCTCGATGTGGGTTCGGAGAACTGGGTTCTCCCGCTGCCGCTGGTGCAGGGCAGTGGTGGCTGGCATTTCGACATGGCGGCGGCCCAGCAGGAGATACGCACGCGGGACATCGGGCAGAACGAACTGGCCGTGCAGCAGGCGCTGCTGGCTTACTACGATGCCCAGCGCGATTACGCCTCCGAAGACCGGGACGGTGACAAAGTGCTGCAGTACGCGCAGCGCCTTGTCAGTTCTCCCGGCAAACACGACGGCCTGTATTGGCCGGCGTCTGGTGATCAACAACAAAGCCCGCTCGGTCCGGCGTTCGCCTCGGTCGTGCCCGGGCAGGGCTATTACGGCTACCACTACAAGATCCTGACCACTCAAGGTGCGTCCGCACCCGGAGGTGCGTACAACTATGTGCAGGGTGGGCGCATGACCAACGGGTTTGCCCTCGTCGCGTGGCCGGTCCAGTACGGCGAAACCGGTGTAATGAGTTTCATGGTGAGCCACGACGGCCAGGTGTTCGAAAAAGATCTTGGCAAGAACGGTAGCAACACGGCGCAGGCGATGAAGGCGTTCGATCCGGATAGCAGCTGGAAACAGGTCGACGTATTACCTGCCAATTGA
- a CDS encoding BamA/TamA family outer membrane protein, which produces MRAFLATGVWFLLCGMSLLSAAGLRAQEAAENPPAGTTPSPLSPDSPPSSSSGEKKTSWWSNFKDPKDGALDMSSWLLKHKGALFVPIIITEPAVGNGGGLAAVFFHQPKQSEESKESGRRIPPDIYGIAAFKTENGTWGYGVAGSFHFKDDTWRYVGAVGKTNVNLNYYTQGLLGAPKEIGYNLNGLFSYQQVSRRLGVSDLFVSARWLYMDIDSRLNIPGDNQYFKPKEFAQRASGLGLGLSYDSRDNTLTPSKGWLWRVEATEYAPAFGSDNTFQAYRAHAYGYFRLGQDWVLGTRADYRAVRGDAPFYQQPSIDLRGISYGRYQDQNVGMLEAELRWNVTPRWALLGFGGAGKAWGRTLNFGDASTHTAEGVGFRYLIAKALGLYVGVDWAWSESDHAYYIQVGSAWR; this is translated from the coding sequence ATGAGGGCCTTTCTCGCGACGGGAGTGTGGTTTCTGCTCTGCGGCATGTCGCTGTTGAGCGCCGCTGGGCTTCGCGCGCAGGAGGCCGCCGAAAACCCACCGGCCGGCACGACGCCATCCCCGCTATCGCCCGATTCACCGCCTTCCTCATCCAGCGGCGAAAAGAAAACATCCTGGTGGAGCAACTTTAAGGATCCCAAGGATGGCGCGCTCGACATGTCGAGTTGGCTGCTGAAGCACAAGGGCGCCCTGTTCGTACCGATCATCATCACAGAGCCTGCCGTAGGCAATGGTGGCGGACTGGCGGCCGTGTTTTTTCACCAGCCGAAGCAGTCGGAAGAGTCGAAGGAAAGCGGCCGGCGCATTCCCCCGGATATCTACGGCATCGCGGCGTTCAAGACCGAGAACGGCACCTGGGGGTACGGCGTGGCCGGGTCGTTCCACTTCAAAGACGACACCTGGCGATATGTGGGGGCCGTCGGCAAGACCAATGTCAATCTGAATTACTACACGCAGGGCTTGCTGGGAGCGCCCAAGGAGATTGGCTACAACCTCAACGGGCTTTTTTCCTACCAGCAGGTATCACGTCGGTTGGGCGTGAGCGACCTGTTCGTATCGGCGCGCTGGCTTTACATGGACATTGATAGTCGCCTCAATATTCCCGGCGACAATCAATACTTCAAACCCAAGGAATTCGCGCAGCGCGCGTCGGGGCTTGGCTTGGGCCTGAGCTACGACTCACGCGACAACACGCTGACGCCGTCCAAGGGCTGGTTGTGGCGGGTTGAGGCAACCGAGTACGCGCCTGCATTTGGCAGCGACAATACATTCCAGGCTTACCGGGCCCACGCATACGGCTATTTCAGGTTGGGGCAGGACTGGGTGTTGGGCACGCGCGCCGATTATCGCGCGGTGCGAGGGGATGCGCCCTTCTATCAGCAACCTTCCATCGACCTGCGTGGCATTTCCTACGGACGGTATCAGGACCAGAACGTGGGCATGCTCGAAGCCGAGCTGCGCTGGAATGTCACGCCCCGCTGGGCACTGCTGGGTTTCGGTGGTGCGGGAAAGGCCTGGGGCCGCACGCTGAACTTTGGCGATGCCAGTACGCACACGGCCGAGGGCGTCGGTTTTCGCTACCTGATTGCCAAAGCGCTGGGGCTCTATGTAGGCGTTGACTGGGCCTGGAGCGAGAGTGACCACGCCTATTACATCCAGGTGGGAAGCGCCTGGCGGTAA
- a CDS encoding ABC-F family ATP-binding cassette domain-containing protein, producing the protein MISFRRFALRRGSRLLLSDIDLVIQTGWRLGVVGRNGCGKSSLFAALQGQVEADAGDLDMPAKIRMASVAQETPALPDPAIEYVMGGDEELAKALRDELDAQARGDTEAMARAHHRIEELHGYDARARAGRLLHGLGFAPETHETPVREFSGGWRVRLNLARALMAPSDLLLLDEPTNHLDLDAVLWLEEWLRRYQGTLLVISHDREFLDGVITHTLHLNDGGAKLYTGNYSAFERLRAEQLRQQQIAHEREQAERAHLQSFVDRFKAKASKAKQAQSRVKRLEKLAGTEAVRAERPFRFQFAVPDRLPDSMLQMEEVEAGYPGENGEPAATILHNVRFRLEAGERIGLLGPNGAGKSTLVKTLVGELPPLGGERKAHKDLKIGYFAQHTVESLREGASPFDHLQDKAPGVAAQVLRDFLGSWNFAGDRAFESVDGFSGGERARLALALIAWDKPNLLLLDEPTNHLDLDMREALADALAEFDGALVLVSHDRHLLGMVSDSFWRVADGSVEPFDGDLDDYARWLRSRGSEAKKAKKKEAAKPVERVETPEERRQRMAAERENEKAARQRVKKLETRIATLESELTALDAKLADPETYNGPTAEMMRLGQKQAELRREKETLEGEWLELYEQLEA; encoded by the coding sequence ATGATTTCGTTTCGTCGTTTTGCCCTCCGCCGAGGCAGCCGGTTGCTGCTTTCCGATATCGACCTGGTGATCCAGACCGGCTGGCGGCTTGGCGTGGTGGGGCGCAACGGCTGCGGCAAGTCCAGCCTGTTTGCTGCGCTGCAGGGCCAGGTGGAGGCCGATGCCGGTGACCTGGACATGCCGGCGAAGATCCGCATGGCCTCGGTGGCGCAGGAGACCCCGGCCCTGCCGGACCCGGCCATCGAATACGTGATGGGTGGCGACGAGGAGCTGGCCAAGGCCTTGCGCGACGAACTGGACGCTCAGGCACGCGGTGACACCGAGGCGATGGCGCGTGCCCATCACCGCATCGAGGAACTGCATGGCTACGACGCGCGGGCCCGCGCGGGGCGCCTGCTGCACGGCCTCGGCTTTGCGCCCGAAACGCACGAGACGCCGGTCAGGGAGTTCTCCGGTGGCTGGCGCGTACGACTGAACCTGGCTCGCGCGCTGATGGCGCCATCGGACCTGTTGTTGCTCGACGAGCCCACCAACCATCTCGACCTGGATGCCGTGCTGTGGCTGGAAGAATGGCTGCGCCGTTACCAGGGCACCCTGCTGGTGATCTCGCATGACCGTGAATTCCTGGATGGCGTGATCACGCACACCCTGCATCTGAACGATGGCGGCGCCAAGCTCTACACCGGCAACTACAGCGCGTTCGAGCGCCTGCGTGCCGAGCAGCTGCGCCAGCAGCAGATCGCGCATGAGCGCGAGCAGGCTGAACGCGCGCATCTGCAATCCTTCGTTGATCGCTTCAAGGCGAAGGCCAGCAAGGCCAAGCAGGCCCAGTCGCGCGTCAAGCGGCTGGAGAAGCTGGCCGGCACGGAAGCAGTGCGTGCGGAGCGCCCCTTCCGCTTCCAGTTCGCCGTGCCCGATCGTCTCCCCGATTCCATGCTGCAGATGGAAGAGGTCGAGGCCGGCTATCCCGGCGAGAACGGCGAGCCGGCGGCCACCATCCTGCACAACGTGCGCTTCCGCCTGGAGGCGGGCGAGCGCATCGGTCTGCTCGGTCCCAATGGCGCGGGCAAGTCGACGCTGGTCAAGACCCTGGTGGGCGAACTCCCACCACTCGGCGGCGAGCGCAAGGCGCACAAGGACCTGAAGATCGGCTACTTCGCCCAGCACACGGTGGAAAGCCTGCGCGAGGGCGCGTCGCCGTTTGACCACCTGCAGGACAAGGCGCCCGGCGTGGCTGCACAGGTGTTGCGCGACTTCCTTGGGTCGTGGAATTTTGCCGGCGACCGCGCCTTTGAATCGGTCGACGGCTTCTCCGGTGGCGAGCGCGCACGACTCGCGCTGGCCCTGATCGCCTGGGACAAGCCCAATCTGTTGCTGCTCGACGAGCCGACCAACCATCTCGACCTGGACATGCGCGAAGCGCTGGCCGATGCACTGGCCGAGTTCGACGGCGCCCTGGTGCTGGTTTCGCATGATCGCCACTTGCTTGGCATGGTCAGCGACAGCTTCTGGCGCGTGGCCGATGGCAGCGTGGAACCGTTCGATGGCGACCTGGATGACTACGCGCGCTGGTTGCGCAGTCGCGGCTCGGAGGCCAAGAAAGCCAAGAAGAAGGAAGCTGCCAAGCCTGTCGAACGGGTGGAAACGCCGGAAGAGCGTCGCCAGCGCATGGCCGCCGAGCGCGAGAACGAAAAGGCCGCCCGCCAGCGCGTGAAGAAGCTTGAGACCCGCATCGCCACGCTGGAGAGCGAGCTTACGGCACTCGACGCCAAGCTTGCCGACCCGGAGACCTACAACGGCCCGACCGCCGAGATGATGCGATTGGGACAAAAGCAGGCGGAGCTACGCCGCGAGAAGGAAACACTCGAAGGCGAGTGGCTGGAACTTTACGAACAGCTGGAGGCCTGA
- the recJ gene encoding single-stranded-DNA-specific exonuclease RecJ, whose amino-acid sequence MKRVSLRRREAVGVPTGWGADVHPVVQQVFAARGVLSPSDAEYRLARLLSPQQLGGVDRAVALLSEAIRDNWSILIAGDYDCDGATGTAVAVRGLRMLGARNVDYVVPNRFVHGYGLSPALVESLEPTPQLIVTVDNGVASIAGVAAAHARGTRVIVTDHHLPGEQLPAADAMVNPNLGGDTFPSKALAGVGVMFYLLLALRASLREQGVFAAGSEPDLSVLLDLVAVGTVADLVPLDYNNRVLVEAGMRRVRSGRGHAGVMALVEASQRSAATLCASDLGYAIGPRLNAAGRLEDMRIGVECLLTDDPMQARRYAELLSSINQERRELQAAMVAEAEVMVSRAADIDAVGVALFEPSWHAGVVGLVASKLKERLHRPVIAFAPASEDQPEELRGSARSIAGFHIRDALVMIDARHPGLIARFGGHAMAAGLSLKTEDYPRFAAAFDAIAREWLDEDHLQAVQNTDGELPPGAATLELARQLRAAGPWGQAFPEPVFDNLFECASWRVMGERHLRLSLRDPRDGSVHDAVMFNGYEGAPPPVMLRAAYELVINDWQGRESARLLLRYMEPA is encoded by the coding sequence GTGAAGCGGGTCAGCCTGCGTCGGCGTGAGGCCGTGGGCGTGCCCACGGGGTGGGGTGCAGACGTCCATCCTGTTGTGCAGCAGGTGTTCGCGGCGCGGGGCGTGCTCTCGCCGTCCGATGCGGAGTACCGCCTCGCACGCCTGTTGTCGCCACAACAGCTGGGCGGCGTCGATCGCGCGGTCGCGTTGTTGTCGGAGGCGATTCGCGACAACTGGTCCATCCTGATCGCCGGTGACTACGACTGCGACGGAGCCACCGGGACTGCCGTCGCCGTGCGTGGACTACGCATGCTCGGTGCGCGAAACGTGGATTACGTGGTGCCCAATCGCTTCGTGCATGGCTACGGCCTCAGCCCTGCGCTGGTGGAGTCGCTGGAGCCAACGCCACAGTTGATCGTCACCGTGGACAATGGTGTCGCGAGCATCGCCGGCGTCGCCGCCGCGCATGCGCGTGGCACGCGCGTCATCGTGACCGACCACCATCTGCCCGGCGAACAGTTGCCGGCCGCTGATGCGATGGTCAATCCCAATCTCGGCGGCGATACCTTTCCGAGCAAGGCGCTGGCCGGCGTGGGCGTGATGTTCTACCTGCTGTTGGCCCTGCGTGCCTCGCTGCGCGAGCAGGGTGTGTTTGCGGCGGGTAGTGAACCGGATCTCTCGGTGCTGCTCGACCTGGTGGCCGTGGGTACGGTCGCCGACCTGGTGCCGCTGGACTACAACAATCGCGTGCTGGTGGAAGCCGGCATGCGGCGCGTGCGCAGCGGTCGCGGCCATGCGGGCGTGATGGCGCTGGTGGAGGCAAGCCAGCGTAGTGCCGCCACCTTGTGTGCAAGCGACCTGGGCTACGCCATCGGGCCACGGCTGAACGCCGCCGGTCGACTCGAAGACATGCGCATCGGCGTCGAGTGCCTGCTGACCGACGATCCAATGCAGGCGCGCCGCTACGCCGAACTGCTCAGCTCGATCAACCAGGAGCGTCGTGAGCTGCAGGCCGCCATGGTGGCGGAGGCCGAAGTGATGGTATCGCGCGCAGCCGATATCGATGCGGTGGGCGTGGCCTTGTTCGAGCCGAGCTGGCACGCCGGTGTAGTGGGGCTGGTGGCGTCGAAGCTGAAGGAACGGTTGCATCGGCCGGTGATCGCCTTCGCGCCAGCCAGTGAGGATCAGCCGGAGGAATTGCGCGGCTCCGCGCGTTCCATTGCCGGGTTCCATATCCGCGATGCGCTGGTGATGATCGATGCACGCCATCCTGGCCTTATCGCGCGCTTCGGCGGTCACGCCATGGCGGCGGGCCTCAGCCTGAAGACGGAAGACTATCCGCGTTTTGCGGCGGCCTTTGACGCCATTGCGCGCGAATGGCTGGACGAGGACCACCTGCAGGCCGTGCAGAACACGGATGGCGAGCTGCCCCCGGGCGCCGCGACGCTGGAGCTGGCCCGCCAGCTGCGTGCCGCTGGGCCCTGGGGACAGGCTTTTCCCGAGCCGGTATTCGACAACCTGTTCGAATGCGCGAGCTGGCGCGTCATGGGTGAACGACACCTGCGCCTGAGCCTGCGTGATCCGCGCGATGGCTCCGTGCATGACGCGGTGATGTTCAATGGCTACGAAGGTGCGCCACCGCCCGTCATGCTGCGTGCTGCCTATGAGCTCGTCATCAACGACTGGCAAGGACGCGAGAGCGCGCGTTTGCTGCTGCGGTACATGGAGCCCGCCTAA
- a CDS encoding agmatine deiminase family protein yields MTDLSLRLPAEWEPQSAVLIAWPHAGTDWADRLADVETTYVALAAAVTRFQSLIIVVGDNTLRLRVQALLTGEGVDLSKVRFVELPYDDTWLRDSGPITLKAGDGAFQLTDFRFTGWGGKFGADQDDALIAGLVQQGVFGKASHKRIDWALEGGGIESDGVGTVLTTWRCLVQRHPEQSREQMTEILSDSLHAQRVLWLDYGYLEGDDTDAHIDTLARFAPGDRIVYQACDDTSDPHYDELKRMGEELAALRTPEGKPYTLYPLPWAKPIIDEGRRLAASYANYLIVNGAVLVPAYGDAVDDEAARIIGEAHPGREIVQVPCRPLIWQNGSLHCITMQLPAGIV; encoded by the coding sequence ATGACCGACCTTAGCCTTCGCCTTCCGGCGGAATGGGAGCCGCAATCGGCCGTGCTGATCGCCTGGCCGCATGCCGGTACCGACTGGGCCGACCGCCTCGCCGATGTGGAAACCACGTATGTGGCGCTGGCCGCCGCGGTTACGCGCTTCCAGTCGCTGATCATCGTGGTAGGGGACAACACGCTGCGCCTTCGCGTGCAGGCCCTGCTGACGGGCGAAGGCGTTGATCTGTCCAAGGTGCGTTTCGTCGAGCTGCCGTATGACGACACCTGGCTGCGCGATTCGGGTCCGATCACGCTGAAGGCCGGCGACGGCGCCTTCCAGCTCACCGATTTCCGCTTCACCGGCTGGGGCGGCAAGTTCGGTGCCGATCAGGATGACGCGCTCATCGCCGGTCTCGTGCAGCAGGGCGTGTTCGGCAAGGCCTCCCACAAGCGCATCGACTGGGCGCTGGAAGGCGGTGGCATCGAGAGCGATGGCGTGGGCACCGTGCTTACCACCTGGCGTTGCCTGGTCCAGCGCCATCCTGAGCAGTCGCGCGAGCAGATGACCGAAATCCTCAGCGACAGCCTGCACGCCCAGCGCGTGCTGTGGCTGGATTACGGTTATCTGGAAGGCGACGACACCGACGCACACATCGACACGCTGGCCCGTTTCGCGCCGGGCGACCGCATCGTCTACCAGGCCTGCGACGACACCAGCGACCCGCACTACGACGAGCTCAAGCGCATGGGCGAGGAGCTGGCCGCGCTGCGCACGCCGGAAGGCAAGCCGTACACGCTGTATCCCCTGCCCTGGGCCAAGCCGATCATCGATGAGGGGCGTCGCCTGGCGGCTTCTTACGCCAATTACCTGATCGTCAACGGCGCGGTACTGGTGCCTGCCTATGGCGATGCGGTGGACGACGAGGCGGCCCGCATCATCGGCGAGGCCCACCCCGGTCGCGAGATCGTGCAGGTGCCCTGCCGCCCGCTGATCTGGCAGAACGGCAGCCTGCACTGCATCACCATGCAGCTGCCGGCCGGCATCGTCTGA
- a CDS encoding DUF3300 domain-containing protein — protein MKSLGIWRIFLLCSLCVPLVLTGPVIAQSPQSPQGSSSSGQKIYNNQQLDQMLAPVALYPDALLSQVLMACTYPSNVADAAAWSAAHPKAQGDDAVKQVASQPWDPSVQSLVAFPQVLAQMKQHPDWVQNIGDAFLAQSDDVMASIQRLRAQAQKAGNLKSTDQQKVVVQQAPAAASAPSTTVIQIEPANPQVVYVPTYNPTVVYGTWAYPTYPPTYWPPPPGYAYPVASGLAAGLAFGAGVAIANSLWGGFDWGHNDVNINVNRYNNINVNNRITGNGNVSWNHNPDNRRGTPYRDQASRQRYGQGVGGANQRQAFRGNDASMNANRQRALQSFDRSTNNGSSMAARRSAGETGAALHRPSGGSRAGGQGIGGGERGNIGGQTRGNLGGETRGGSSGHPSSAGPRNNAFSGVQSPGSSRSQFDRGSASQRSMSQFHGAGASAGRQVSRPAPSRGGGGFHRR, from the coding sequence ATGAAGTCCCTTGGAATCTGGCGGATCTTCCTGCTGTGTTCTTTATGCGTGCCCTTGGTGCTGACGGGGCCGGTGATCGCGCAGAGCCCGCAGAGCCCGCAAGGCTCCAGTAGCAGCGGGCAGAAGATCTACAACAACCAGCAGCTCGATCAGATGCTCGCGCCCGTGGCGCTGTATCCCGATGCGCTGCTGTCGCAAGTGTTGATGGCGTGCACTTATCCAAGCAATGTGGCGGACGCCGCCGCCTGGTCCGCAGCGCACCCGAAAGCGCAGGGCGATGACGCCGTGAAACAGGTCGCCAGCCAGCCGTGGGATCCGAGCGTCCAGTCACTGGTGGCCTTTCCGCAGGTGCTCGCGCAAATGAAACAACACCCCGACTGGGTGCAGAACATCGGTGACGCTTTCCTTGCGCAGTCGGACGACGTCATGGCATCCATCCAGCGTTTGCGCGCTCAGGCGCAGAAGGCCGGCAACCTGAAATCGACCGACCAGCAGAAGGTAGTGGTGCAGCAGGCGCCGGCCGCGGCCAGCGCACCCAGCACGACGGTGATCCAGATCGAGCCTGCCAATCCGCAGGTCGTCTACGTGCCCACGTACAACCCGACGGTGGTGTATGGCACCTGGGCCTATCCCACCTATCCGCCGACCTATTGGCCACCGCCGCCGGGCTACGCGTATCCCGTGGCGAGTGGGTTGGCGGCCGGACTCGCGTTCGGTGCGGGCGTGGCGATCGCCAACTCGCTGTGGGGTGGCTTCGACTGGGGCCACAACGACGTCAATATCAACGTCAATCGCTACAACAACATCAACGTCAACAATCGCATCACCGGCAACGGCAACGTGTCCTGGAACCACAATCCCGACAACCGACGGGGCACGCCCTATCGTGATCAGGCTAGCCGTCAGCGCTACGGTCAGGGCGTGGGCGGTGCCAATCAGCGCCAGGCCTTCCGCGGCAACGATGCCTCCATGAATGCCAATCGCCAGCGCGCCCTGCAGAGTTTCGACCGCTCCACCAACAACGGCTCGTCCATGGCGGCGAGGCGGTCGGCCGGCGAAACCGGCGCGGCGCTCCATCGCCCGTCAGGTGGCAGCCGGGCGGGTGGGCAAGGCATCGGTGGCGGCGAACGCGGAAATATCGGCGGCCAGACGCGTGGAAATCTGGGTGGCGAAACGCGTGGAGGGTCCTCGGGTCATCCATCCAGCGCGGGACCTCGCAACAACGCCTTCAGCGGCGTGCAGTCGCCGGGCTCGTCGCGGTCGCAGTTTGATCGCGGCTCGGCCAGCCAACGCTCGATGTCCCAGTTCCATGGCGCCGGTGCCAGTGCCGGCCGGCAGGTCTCCCGACCCGCACCCAGCCGGGGCGGTGGCGGATTCCATCGTCGTTGA